From Rudanella lutea DSM 19387, a single genomic window includes:
- a CDS encoding class I SAM-dependent methyltransferase: MSDSVPTAKSQGPLASISSFFNRKILRTDRSRWNYQYEKGLWDGLENLDELARFSVLAGYVQFLKPNSPAILEIGCGEGIMAQRIGRKHYGSYLGTDVADTAIERARQRFGDAQTQFEAVDMNDLRTEQKFDIIIFNEAIYYLEPMVDKLVTQYAPMLKPDGLLIISMNTGRHANSEARWKEIEAGFATVDSTFVKTDKNGWDVKVLRPLAA; this comes from the coding sequence ATGAGCGACAGTGTACCAACTGCGAAATCACAAGGCCCATTAGCCAGTATCTCTTCTTTCTTTAACCGTAAAATTCTGCGTACCGACCGCTCCCGGTGGAATTACCAGTACGAAAAAGGGCTTTGGGATGGGCTCGAAAACCTCGACGAGTTGGCGCGGTTTAGTGTGTTGGCGGGCTACGTTCAGTTTTTGAAGCCCAACAGCCCGGCTATTCTGGAGATTGGTTGTGGTGAAGGCATCATGGCGCAGCGAATCGGTCGGAAGCATTATGGCTCGTATCTGGGCACCGACGTAGCCGATACGGCCATTGAACGGGCCCGGCAGCGGTTTGGCGATGCCCAGACCCAGTTTGAAGCCGTGGATATGAACGATTTGCGGACGGAGCAGAAGTTCGATATCATCATCTTCAACGAAGCTATCTATTACCTTGAGCCGATGGTCGACAAGCTGGTGACGCAGTATGCGCCGATGCTGAAGCCCGATGGCTTGCTCATTATTTCAATGAACACCGGTCGGCATGCCAATAGCGAAGCCCGCTGGAAGGAAATCGAAGCTGGTTTTGCCACTGTCGACAGCACGTTTGTGAAAACCGACAAGAACGGCTGGGACGTAAAAGTACTGCGACCCCTTGCGGCCTAA
- a CDS encoding CAP domain-containing protein produces the protein MKTNHFAYVASLLCLATACQPQQEQILTQTPQPVASSIWKESNDAPGVQTPQAGGSGRVAAATTVQQQEILTYLNQARAKSCLCGSTTYPATTPLQLNAKLNAASDKHAVDMATYNYFSHTGRDGSRPWDRMTREGYVWRTAGENIAAGYTTTRAVVDGWLRSPGHCANIMNPNFKEVGVGYGYSTTSTYKHYWVTDFGTQL, from the coding sequence ATGAAAACAAACCATTTTGCTTACGTAGCATCACTATTGTGCCTGGCAACGGCCTGCCAGCCTCAGCAGGAACAGATTCTTACACAAACACCCCAGCCGGTAGCTTCTTCGATCTGGAAAGAGAGTAACGACGCGCCCGGTGTGCAAACCCCTCAGGCTGGCGGAAGCGGCCGGGTTGCAGCCGCCACAACGGTACAACAACAAGAAATTCTGACGTATTTGAATCAGGCCCGTGCGAAGTCATGCCTTTGTGGATCAACTACATATCCGGCTACTACGCCCCTGCAACTCAACGCAAAACTCAACGCAGCTTCGGACAAACATGCGGTCGATATGGCTACATACAACTATTTCAGTCATACGGGTCGGGATGGGTCGCGGCCCTGGGATCGGATGACTCGTGAGGGATATGTTTGGCGTACGGCGGGTGAAAACATCGCAGCCGGTTACACTACAACCCGGGCGGTAGTTGATGGGTGGCTTCGCTCCCCAGGCCATTGTGCCAACATCATGAACCCGAACTTCAAAGAGGTGGGAGTAGGGTATGGTTACAGCACTACCAGCACGTACAAACACTATTGGGTGACCGACTTCGGAACGCAGCTGTAA
- a CDS encoding L-threonylcarbamoyladenylate synthase, producing the protein MPAEYIHIHPQTPEERKIRHVVSALRDGAVIIYPTDTIYGMGCDIHNARAVERIARIKGIKPQKNDFSFICYDLSHIADYARVDNGAFKLMKRLLPGPYTFILDATNRVPKLLNTNKKTVGIRVPDHEIPRRIVYELGNPIITTSIKDDDEIIEYPTDPEIIFERFQHQVDIVIDGGYGGNVPSTIIRAEGTDVEVVREGLGVVDF; encoded by the coding sequence ATGCCAGCCGAATACATTCATATTCACCCCCAAACGCCCGAAGAACGGAAAATCCGGCATGTGGTATCGGCCCTGCGCGATGGCGCGGTGATCATTTACCCAACCGATACGATTTATGGGATGGGTTGCGACATTCATAATGCCCGGGCCGTAGAGCGGATCGCCCGGATCAAAGGCATCAAACCCCAGAAAAACGACTTTTCGTTTATCTGTTACGACCTGAGCCACATTGCCGATTACGCCCGCGTCGACAACGGGGCGTTTAAGCTCATGAAACGGTTGTTGCCGGGCCCGTACACGTTTATTCTGGACGCGACCAACCGTGTACCCAAGCTTCTGAATACGAACAAGAAAACGGTGGGTATTCGCGTGCCTGACCACGAAATTCCACGCCGGATCGTGTATGAGCTGGGTAACCCGATTATTACAACGTCAATCAAGGACGACGACGAAATTATAGAGTACCCCACCGACCCTGAGATTATTTTCGAACGGTTTCAGCATCAGGTCGATATTGTGATTGATGGCGGATACGGCGGTAATGTCCCGTCGACGATTATCCGGGCCGAAGGCACCGACGTAGAAGTCGTTCGGGAGGGGCTGGGTGTAGTCGATTTTTAA
- a CDS encoding acyl-CoA carboxylase subunit beta: protein MDTISKPTATETLDRKNAEALLGGGQKRIDAQHKKGKLTARERIALLLDEGSFEETGKFVMHRTKDFGLDKEYYLGDGVVTGYGTVDGRLVYVFAQDFTVFGGALSETHAEKICKIMDLAMKNGAPVIGLNDSGGARIQEGVLSLAGYADIFYRNTLASGVIPQISAIMGPCAGGAVYSPAITDFILMVENTSYMFVTGPNVVKTVTHEEVTSEELGGASTHSTKSGVTHFACANEVACIEHIKQLLSYMPQNCEDEPPMLPYEASGSADGEMRPTLDTIIPDNPNQPYDMREVIDELVDPGSFLEVHKNFAENIVVGFARMAGRSIGVVGNQPAVLAGVLDINASTKAARFVRFCDSFNIPLLVLEDVPGFLPGTDQEWNAIITNGAKLLYAFCEATVPRVTVITRKAYGGAYDVMNSKHIGADLNYAWPSAEIAVMGASGAAEIIFKREIAEADDPQAKLQEKVQEYTEKFANPYRAAHRGYIDEVIYPRETRHKLIRAFKMLENKVATLPRKKHGNIPL from the coding sequence ATGGACACCATAAGCAAACCCACTGCAACCGAAACGCTCGACCGAAAAAACGCCGAAGCCCTCCTGGGTGGCGGCCAAAAACGCATTGACGCCCAGCATAAAAAAGGGAAGCTCACTGCCCGCGAACGCATCGCCCTACTCCTCGACGAAGGGTCGTTTGAAGAAACGGGTAAGTTTGTGATGCACCGGACCAAAGATTTCGGGCTCGATAAAGAATACTACCTCGGCGACGGGGTAGTGACCGGCTACGGTACGGTCGATGGGCGGCTGGTGTACGTGTTTGCGCAGGATTTTACGGTGTTTGGCGGGGCACTGTCGGAAACCCATGCCGAAAAGATTTGCAAAATCATGGACCTCGCCATGAAAAACGGAGCCCCTGTTATCGGCCTCAACGACTCCGGCGGGGCCCGCATTCAGGAGGGGGTTTTGTCGCTGGCCGGGTACGCTGATATTTTCTACCGCAACACACTGGCGTCGGGGGTGATCCCGCAAATATCGGCCATTATGGGCCCCTGCGCGGGTGGAGCCGTGTATTCGCCCGCCATCACCGATTTTATCCTGATGGTCGAAAACACCAGCTATATGTTTGTGACGGGCCCCAACGTGGTAAAAACGGTAACCCACGAAGAGGTAACGTCGGAAGAACTGGGCGGGGCCAGCACCCACAGCACCAAATCGGGCGTTACGCATTTTGCCTGCGCCAACGAAGTGGCCTGTATTGAGCACATTAAGCAGCTGCTGAGCTACATGCCGCAAAACTGCGAAGATGAGCCCCCCATGCTGCCTTACGAAGCAAGTGGGTCGGCCGATGGCGAGATGCGCCCGACGCTGGACACGATTATTCCCGACAACCCCAATCAGCCGTACGACATGCGTGAGGTGATCGACGAACTGGTGGACCCCGGTAGTTTTCTGGAAGTACACAAAAACTTCGCCGAGAATATTGTGGTGGGCTTTGCCCGGATGGCAGGCCGGAGTATCGGCGTAGTAGGTAACCAACCGGCCGTACTGGCGGGTGTGCTCGACATCAACGCCAGCACCAAAGCCGCCCGGTTTGTGCGGTTCTGCGATTCGTTTAATATTCCGCTGCTGGTGCTCGAAGACGTTCCCGGCTTTTTGCCCGGCACCGATCAGGAGTGGAACGCCATTATCACCAACGGTGCCAAGCTGCTCTACGCGTTTTGCGAGGCAACGGTGCCCCGCGTGACGGTAATTACGCGCAAAGCCTACGGCGGGGCTTACGACGTGATGAACTCCAAGCACATCGGGGCCGATCTCAACTACGCCTGGCCCTCGGCCGAAATCGCCGTGATGGGGGCCAGTGGGGCCGCCGAGATTATCTTCAAACGTGAAATTGCCGAAGCCGACGACCCGCAGGCCAAGCTCCAGGAGAAGGTACAGGAGTACACCGAAAAGTTTGCTAACCCCTACCGGGCTGCACACCGCGGCTATATCGACGAGGTAATTTACCCGCGCGAAACCCGCCATAAACTCATCCGGGCCTTTAAAATGCTCGAAAACAAAGTAGCCACCTTACCCCGCAAAAAACACGGAAACATACCGCTGTAA
- a CDS encoding YihY/virulence factor BrkB family protein, whose product MFDKLMGLSALSGARDWLRTHRPFDSKVITWYDFINKIIDKIAGNDLSERAAAVAFNLFLAIFPAIIFLFTLIPYIPIPDLQPQIMNLLSRVIPAGTFEAVDTTIRDIIGRQRSGVLSFGFLATVYAATNGMVALMNAFHTSQETPDRRSFLKIRLTALALTFSLGVAIVVAIIVLLVGGIITEYLLQFGFFSNPVIAYLLSFVRYLLVFAVFVGVVSVIYKFGPDVDMKWTFITPGSLTASILIVLTTLLFSFYLSNFGSYNKIYGSIGTLIALMVWINLIALLVVLGFEMNVSLYGLEGEKKPKPEEKVADTKTTNTTLNK is encoded by the coding sequence ATGTTTGACAAACTCATGGGCTTGTCAGCGCTTTCGGGCGCTCGCGACTGGCTGCGCACTCACCGGCCCTTTGATTCGAAGGTCATCACCTGGTACGATTTCATCAACAAGATAATCGACAAAATAGCGGGTAACGACCTCAGCGAACGGGCCGCAGCCGTTGCGTTCAATCTGTTTCTGGCCATTTTTCCCGCTATTATCTTTTTATTTACCCTTATTCCGTACATCCCGATACCGGACTTGCAACCACAAATTATGAACCTGCTGAGCCGGGTCATACCAGCCGGTACGTTTGAAGCCGTTGATACTACCATTCGGGATATTATTGGCCGTCAGCGGAGTGGGGTACTATCGTTCGGTTTTCTGGCAACAGTATATGCCGCTACCAATGGTATGGTGGCCCTGATGAATGCATTTCATACCTCGCAGGAAACGCCGGACCGGCGAAGTTTTTTGAAAATCCGATTAACCGCGCTGGCCCTTACCTTTTCATTAGGTGTGGCAATTGTTGTAGCAATAATCGTGCTACTTGTAGGGGGTATCATTACGGAATACCTGCTTCAATTCGGCTTTTTTAGCAATCCGGTTATCGCCTATCTCCTCAGTTTCGTCCGGTATCTGCTGGTGTTTGCGGTGTTTGTAGGCGTGGTTTCGGTGATCTACAAGTTCGGGCCCGACGTTGACATGAAGTGGACATTTATCACGCCCGGCTCGCTCACGGCTTCGATCCTAATTGTGCTGACTACCCTCCTTTTTTCGTTCTACCTGTCCAATTTTGGTTCTTATAATAAAATTTACGGTTCAATAGGTACACTAATTGCCTTAATGGTCTGGATCAACCTGATCGCATTGCTGGTAGTACTGGGGTTCGAAATGAACGTGTCGCTGTATGGTTTGGAAGGTGAGAAAAAACCCAAACCCGAAGAGAAAGTGGCCGACACAAAAACAACAAACACCACTCTAAACAAGTAG
- a CDS encoding acyl-CoA thioesterase gives MFTFLVSDIRVRYADTDQMGYVYYGNYARFYEIGRVEALRSLGFHYKEMEESGVMMPVYENHSRYLQPARYDDLLSVTVTIPSLPKARIVFQYAIRNEAGLLLNTGETTLVFQRRDTGRLCAAPEPLLQALKPFFSETV, from the coding sequence ATGTTTACTTTTCTTGTTTCAGACATCCGGGTTCGGTACGCCGATACGGATCAGATGGGTTACGTGTATTACGGCAACTACGCCCGGTTTTACGAGATCGGGCGGGTAGAGGCATTGCGGAGCCTAGGGTTTCATTACAAAGAGATGGAGGAATCCGGTGTGATGATGCCCGTGTACGAAAATCACTCGCGGTATCTTCAGCCCGCCCGGTACGACGACCTGCTCTCGGTGACCGTGACGATTCCGAGCCTGCCCAAGGCCCGCATTGTGTTTCAATACGCCATTCGGAACGAAGCCGGTCTGCTGCTCAACACGGGCGAGACAACGCTCGTGTTTCAACGGCGCGATACCGGGCGGCTCTGCGCGGCCCCCGAACCGTTGCTTCAGGCCCTGAAACCTTTTTTTAGTGAGACCGTTTGA
- a CDS encoding glycosyltransferase — MGPYLNQIKPWVTVVCTCYNHEAYVQEALQSVVDQRYPNVELIVIDNASSDGSARRITEFVKRHPAVRFIQNSENIGLCRAFNQGLRHANGKYLIDLAADDILFPDRIARQVERFEQLPPEYAVVFSNAVYIDEAGQPLSIHFPTDERGRAVSEVPSGYVFSKILERYFICTPTMMMRRAVLDELGGYDESLDYEDFDFWVRSARHYAYGYIDEILTYKRRLPNSQSMQVIEPHNRLLASTLDVCYKAFDRCQTPDEYHALANRVRQFLRKAFYAEQFELALRFGELLNHIESPGLLTSGILFLSRLHLPVNGLYQQYIRLRLRFV; from the coding sequence ATGGGGCCTTATCTAAACCAGATAAAGCCGTGGGTGACCGTTGTGTGTACGTGTTACAACCACGAAGCGTATGTACAGGAGGCCCTACAGTCGGTGGTTGATCAGCGTTACCCGAATGTTGAACTGATTGTGATCGACAATGCCAGCAGCGACGGGAGCGCCCGCCGGATTACCGAGTTTGTGAAACGGCACCCCGCCGTACGGTTTATCCAGAATTCCGAAAACATTGGCCTGTGCCGGGCTTTCAATCAGGGACTGCGGCATGCCAACGGCAAATACCTAATCGACCTGGCAGCGGATGATATTCTTTTCCCCGACCGGATTGCCCGACAGGTAGAGCGATTCGAGCAGCTCCCGCCCGAATACGCTGTCGTGTTCAGCAATGCTGTGTACATCGACGAAGCAGGGCAACCCCTGTCTATCCACTTTCCGACCGACGAGCGGGGCCGGGCCGTGTCGGAAGTGCCGTCGGGATACGTGTTTAGCAAGATTCTGGAACGCTACTTTATCTGTACCCCTACCATGATGATGCGCCGTGCCGTGCTCGATGAGCTGGGCGGTTACGACGAATCGCTGGATTACGAAGACTTTGACTTTTGGGTACGCTCGGCCCGGCACTACGCGTACGGATACATCGACGAGATTCTGACCTACAAACGGCGTCTTCCTAATTCACAATCCATGCAGGTGATTGAGCCGCACAACCGGTTGCTGGCTTCGACCCTCGACGTATGCTACAAGGCCTTCGACCGCTGCCAAACCCCCGACGAGTACCACGCTCTGGCCAACCGGGTGCGGCAGTTTCTGCGCAAGGCGTTTTATGCCGAGCAGTTTGAGCTGGCCCTGCGGTTTGGGGAGTTGCTCAACCATATTGAAAGCCCCGGCCTGCTTACGTCCGGCATTCTGTTTCTGAGCCGCCTGCACCTGCCCGTCAACGGGTTGTACCAGCAGTACATCCGACTTCGGCTACGGTTCGTTTAG
- a CDS encoding HPF/RaiA family ribosome-associated protein: MQEDETLDGVRLDIEAVGFTLDEDLEASVMDALGKLRRYYKGDVITAEVYLKLEPNQRSNDKHVGIKYGVPGNDVFADDNGDNWYTLINNVAAKLQKQLEKRFGNHTNANRGNIDEIDPASLA; the protein is encoded by the coding sequence ATGCAGGAAGACGAAACATTAGACGGAGTTCGCTTAGACATTGAAGCCGTTGGATTCACGCTCGACGAAGACCTGGAAGCTTCGGTGATGGATGCCCTGGGTAAGCTCCGGCGCTATTACAAAGGCGATGTGATTACGGCCGAGGTGTATCTTAAACTGGAACCGAATCAGCGCAGCAATGATAAGCATGTAGGGATCAAATATGGGGTACCCGGCAATGATGTGTTTGCCGACGATAACGGCGACAACTGGTACACGCTCATCAACAACGTAGCGGCCAAGCTGCAAAAGCAACTGGAAAAGCGATTTGGGAATCATACCAATGCGAACCGGGGCAATATTGACGAGATTGATCCGGCAAGCCTGGCTTAA
- a CDS encoding LVIVD repeat-containing protein, whose translation MRTLFICVLSLILCGAGCSGDLGLSKSESAASPGAGIGGSTARFTILDNTLYIVNSTTLRAYDVSNSMNPIPGRQTKLGFGIETIFPYSGNLFMGTQTGMLIYDASRPGDPRYLSTYTHVLSCDPVVVQGTLAYVTLRSGADCRNNAVAANLLEVIDVSNLQAPRIIRSIPMINPRGLGVDGDVLFVCEGDWGLKLFDLTNPTAPKLMQHLEGVRSYDVIPNRDVLIVTGKDGIYQYSYADRKQLKLLSKLAIEPLA comes from the coding sequence ATGAGAACACTTTTTATCTGCGTACTATCACTTATTCTTTGCGGGGCGGGCTGCTCGGGCGATCTGGGCCTGAGCAAAAGCGAAAGCGCGGCCTCGCCCGGAGCCGGAATTGGCGGGTCGACGGCCCGGTTTACCATTCTTGACAATACCCTCTACATAGTCAACAGCACGACGTTGCGGGCCTACGACGTCAGTAACAGCATGAATCCCATACCCGGTCGGCAGACCAAGTTGGGGTTCGGAATCGAGACAATTTTTCCATATTCTGGAAATCTGTTCATGGGTACTCAGACCGGAATGCTTATTTATGACGCTTCCCGGCCGGGTGATCCGCGGTATCTGTCGACGTACACGCACGTACTGAGTTGCGACCCTGTGGTGGTGCAGGGCACTCTGGCCTACGTGACGTTACGTAGTGGTGCCGACTGCCGAAACAACGCGGTGGCGGCCAATTTGCTGGAGGTGATCGACGTGAGCAACCTGCAGGCTCCGCGCATAATCCGGTCGATTCCGATGATTAACCCGCGCGGCCTCGGTGTAGATGGCGATGTGCTGTTTGTGTGCGAGGGCGACTGGGGCCTGAAACTGTTTGACCTCACGAACCCAACGGCACCCAAGCTGATGCAACATCTGGAGGGTGTACGCTCGTATGATGTAATACCGAACCGCGATGTGCTTATCGTAACGGGTAAGGACGGCATTTATCAGTACAGTTATGCCGATCGTAAGCAGTTGAAGCTGCTCAGCAAACTGGCTATCGAACCGCTGGCATGA
- the mltG gene encoding endolytic transglycosylase MltG, whose protein sequence is MSQNVKIGLFIAVSVISVTFSFYFWQVFRTPNLNLESEKPVALLVPRGATFQTVLDSLKANKILNDEKSFRFLSRLMKYDQNVKVGRYEIQPDMGNYEAIKKLRSGSQDPLTVTFNNIRLKQDLSRRLGAKFAFGPDSLGKYLDDPALCKEYGFDTTTIVCMFIPNSYEMFWTIKPKALLDRMAKEYKSFWTPARQAKAKALNMTQTQVQTLASIVQGETNKVDEQPRVAGVYLNRLERGIKLEADPTVIFALRDFTIRRLLNKQLTVDSPYNTYRYTGLPPGPINLPSINAIDAVLNAEKHDYLFFVVDARFNGYHTFSKTLSEHLANARLYQKALTERKIMK, encoded by the coding sequence ATGTCTCAAAACGTCAAGATTGGCCTTTTCATCGCCGTCTCCGTCATCTCAGTAACCTTTTCGTTTTACTTCTGGCAGGTGTTTCGGACGCCCAACCTCAACCTGGAAAGCGAAAAGCCGGTAGCCTTGCTGGTACCGCGGGGGGCTACCTTCCAAACCGTGCTGGACTCCCTGAAGGCCAACAAAATTCTCAACGACGAAAAGTCGTTCCGGTTTTTGTCGCGGCTGATGAAATACGACCAGAATGTGAAGGTGGGCCGGTACGAAATTCAGCCGGACATGGGCAATTACGAAGCCATCAAGAAATTGCGGAGTGGTAGTCAGGACCCACTCACGGTGACGTTTAACAATATCCGGCTGAAGCAGGACCTGTCGCGACGCCTGGGTGCCAAGTTTGCGTTTGGCCCCGACTCACTCGGCAAATACCTCGACGACCCCGCCCTGTGTAAAGAATACGGGTTCGATACCACCACGATCGTCTGCATGTTTATCCCGAACAGCTACGAGATGTTCTGGACCATTAAGCCCAAAGCCCTGCTCGACCGTATGGCCAAAGAATACAAGTCGTTCTGGACACCCGCCCGGCAGGCAAAAGCGAAAGCGCTCAACATGACGCAAACGCAGGTGCAGACGCTGGCATCTATTGTACAGGGCGAAACGAACAAGGTCGACGAACAGCCTCGGGTAGCGGGTGTGTACCTAAACCGGCTGGAGCGGGGCATTAAGCTCGAAGCCGACCCAACGGTGATTTTTGCCCTGCGCGACTTCACGATCCGGCGGCTCCTGAACAAGCAACTGACCGTCGACTCGCCGTACAATACCTACCGGTACACCGGCTTGCCCCCCGGCCCCATCAACCTGCCGTCGATCAATGCCATCGACGCCGTGCTGAATGCCGAAAAGCACGATTACCTGTTCTTCGTGGTCGACGCCCGTTTCAATGGCTACCACACGTTCTCGAAAACGCTGAGCGAACACCTCGCCAACGCCCGGCTCTACCAGAAGGCTCTGACCGAGCGGAAGATTATGAAATAG
- a CDS encoding MFS transporter, whose amino-acid sequence MFAATQSRPSLYTLPFWLLSTSNFLFSASFSMMIPELPAYLEGMGGREYVGLIIALFTLTAGLSRPFSGKLTDRIGRVPVMAFGSVVCFVCGFMYPLALSVWGFLLLRLIHGFSTGTKPTATAAYVADVVPADRRGEAMGALGLFTATGMSLGPAIGSWLAESFSLNVMFYTSSAFALLSILILLRMPETLTDREPFRWGLLKLKADELFDRNARWPFWILLLLSFSSGAVLTVIPALSMKLGVANKGLFFTVYTIASLVVRVLFARTSDRYGRVPVLLVSSGALAVAMGMLVLAGLADAAAPVWFWAGCVVYGLSWGMNSPTVQAWTADLSDEHTRGRAMATMYIALEAGIGLGAVAAGWLYNHMAGGTQASFAASALLALVSALLLIWKLKR is encoded by the coding sequence ATGTTTGCTGCTACTCAATCCCGTCCGTCGCTGTACACCTTACCATTCTGGTTGCTGAGTACGAGTAACTTTCTTTTCTCGGCCAGTTTCTCCATGATGATACCCGAATTGCCCGCTTATCTGGAGGGTATGGGTGGTCGGGAGTACGTCGGGCTCATTATTGCGTTGTTTACCCTTACGGCGGGCCTGTCGCGCCCGTTCAGCGGCAAACTCACCGACCGTATCGGCCGTGTGCCTGTTATGGCATTTGGGTCGGTGGTGTGTTTTGTGTGCGGTTTTATGTATCCCCTGGCTCTCTCGGTCTGGGGTTTTTTGTTGTTACGGCTCATTCACGGGTTTTCAACGGGCACCAAACCCACCGCTACGGCCGCCTACGTAGCCGATGTTGTGCCCGCCGACCGCCGGGGCGAAGCGATGGGTGCCCTGGGTTTGTTTACGGCCACGGGGATGTCGTTGGGGCCGGCCATTGGCAGTTGGCTGGCCGAGTCGTTTTCGCTCAACGTTATGTTTTACACCTCCTCAGCATTTGCGCTGCTGTCGATCCTGATTCTGCTCCGAATGCCCGAAACGCTGACCGATCGGGAGCCGTTTCGGTGGGGGTTGCTGAAGCTGAAAGCCGACGAGTTATTTGACCGAAACGCCCGCTGGCCGTTCTGGATTCTGTTGCTGCTCTCGTTTTCGTCGGGGGCTGTCCTGACGGTTATTCCGGCCCTGAGCATGAAGCTGGGCGTGGCCAATAAGGGGCTGTTTTTTACCGTTTACACGATTGCGTCGCTGGTAGTACGGGTGCTCTTTGCCCGAACCTCCGACCGCTACGGCCGGGTGCCTGTACTGCTGGTATCGTCGGGGGCATTGGCGGTGGCAATGGGTATGCTGGTACTGGCTGGCCTGGCCGATGCGGCTGCACCCGTCTGGTTTTGGGCGGGTTGTGTGGTGTACGGCCTCTCGTGGGGCATGAACTCGCCCACCGTGCAGGCCTGGACAGCCGACCTGAGCGATGAGCATACGCGCGGCCGGGCTATGGCTACCATGTACATTGCCCTCGAAGCGGGGATTGGTTTGGGGGCCGTAGCGGCTGGCTGGCTCTACAACCACATGGCGGGTGGCACGCAGGCTTCGTTTGCCGCTTCGGCCTTGCTGGCGCTGGTGTCGGCCTTGTTGCTTATCTGGAAACTGAAGCGGTAA